Sequence from the Luteibacter aegosomaticola genome:
AGCCGCTGGTTCGAAGCTACGCGCAAGATGGGCGTGAGCGATCCCGCCCTGCTCACCGGCTACGCCGGGCACGCCTGATCCATGAGCTGCCTGTTTGGTTTCGACGTCGGCACGAAGGTGATCGGCGTAGCTGTCGGCAACCGCCTGACCGGTACCGCACGCGCACTGGCCGCCCTGCCGGTCCGCGATGGCGTACCCGATTGGCAGGCACTCGATCAGCTGCGCCGCGAATGGCAGCCCGATACGCTCGTGGTCGGCCTGCCCCTCGATAACGAGGGCAAGGAGCAGCCCATGACGCGCACCGCGCGCCGGTTCGCCGAGACCATAGGCGAACGCTACGGCATGACTGCCGTATTCACCGACGAGCGCATGAGCTCCCAGGAAGCCGCCCGGCGCTTCGCCGCAGGGCGCGCCGCGGGCACCCGCAAGCGCTCGGACGCCAAATCCATTGACGCCGAGGCTGCCGCTGTCATCCTCGAGTCGTACCTGCTGCAAGCGTAAAATCGCACGCCATCCACCGTTAGCCTTGAGGACGTCATGTCAAACCGCCTGCGCCATCTGACCACCCTCGAGAACCTGCCGCGCGAAACCATTGAACGCCTGCTCGACAAGGCGATCAGCCTGCGCGACCAGTGCGCCCACGGCACGCGCAAGCTCGATATCCTCGCCGGCCGCACCGTGCTCAACCTGTTCTTCGAGCCCTCGACGCGTACGCGCACCTCGTTCGAGCTGGCCGCTCGCCGCATGGGCGCCGATGTCATCAACTTCGATATCGGCCTGTCGTCCACCAGCAAGGGCGAGGAGCTGTTCGATACGTTGCACACGCTCGAAGCCATGCACCTGGATGCGATCATCGTGCGCCACAAGGTCTCGGGTACCCCGGAAGAGCTGGTGAAGCACGCCATGAGCGGCGTCTCCGTGGTGAACGCGGGCGACGGCAACCGCGCCCACCCCACGCAGGGCCTGCTGGACGCGCTCACCATCCGCAACCACCACCCGGATTTCCGCAAGCTGAAGGTCGCCATCTGCGGCGACGTGCGCCACTCCCGCGTGGCCCGCTCCGACGTGCATGTGCTTACGGCCATGGGCGCTAAGGATATTCGTATCGCCGGCCCGGCACGGCTACTGCCGGCCGAAGGCGAGTTCAAGGGCGTGACTTTGCACGAGGATTTTGACGAAGCGATCGAGGGCGTCGATGCAGTGATCATGCTGCGCCTCCAGAAAGAGCGCATGGCCTCGACCGACCTCCCCGATGAAGCCGCTTACTTCGAGCGCTACGGCCTCGACACCAAGCGCCTTGCCCGTGCGGCGAAGGGCGCGCTGGTGATGCACCCAGGCCCGATCAACCGCGGCATCGAGATCGCCTCGGATGTGGCGGACGGCGCCCAGTCGCGCATTCTCGAGCAGGTGGGCAACGGCGTCTTCGTCCGCATGGCCGTGCTGTGCGAGGTCATGGGGCGGTAAATCACATGCCGTGCCGCGCTGTGGCGCGGCTTCCGGCATAATGGCGGTTCCAAGGGACCAATCAACGGGATACAGAATGCGACCGACGAAGCGACTTCTCGCGCTCGGCATCGCCAGCGTGCTGCTGGCGGCCTGCGGCCACAAGGACAAGGATGCGCCGCTGGCCTTCGTGCCGGCCGATACACCGTACGTAGTAGGCACCGTCGACAAGCTGGACGACGACACCTACGAAGCGGTGCTCGCCCAGCTGAACAACGAGATTCCGGGCCAGGTGTCCCAGCTCAAGTCCTACGCCCAGGAGTTCGATACCAAGGGCAACGCGGATGCAGCCCGCCTGCTGCGCGCCCTGGTCGCCGAGATGGACGGCAAGAACGCCGAGACCATGCTCAAGAACCTGGGCATCGACCTGAAGTCGGGTTCCGCCGTGTACGGCGTCGGCCTCAGCCCGGTGTTCCGCGCCGCGCTGTCCGATCCGGCAGCATGGGATACGTTCGTGGGCCGTCTCGAAACCGCCTACGGCAAGAAGCTCGACACGGCTGACGCCGGTGGCCAGGCGTACCGCCACGTCGCCCTGGGCGATTCCGGCACCCAGGTGGTCATCGCCACCGTGGGCAAGGACGCCGTCGCCGCCCTGCTCCCGGCCGATGCCGCACAGCCGCTCATCCGCCAGGCGCTCGGCGCCGATCGCCCGGAAAAGAACATCCAGGACGATGGCCGCCTCGCCGATCTGGCGAAGGACAAGGGCTACAAGAACTACGTGGTCGGCCAGGTCGATCTCACCCGCTTGCTGCCGCTCGTCGCTGCCGGCAAGGATCCCCTGTTCGCCAGCTTCCTCAAGCACCAGACCGCGAAGACCGGCGAACCGGCGCCGCAGATCCCGGCCAGCTGCCAGGAAGAAGCCACCCGCATCGCTGCGCGCGTGCCGTCCTTCAGCTTCGGCTACACCCGTCTCGACCTGCATCACGTCGAGCAGCGTTTCGACGTCGCGCTCGCAAACGACATCACCAGCGCCTTCTCGGGCCTGAAGGTGGAACTGCCGGGCCTGGGCAGCGATGCCACGGGTCCGTTCGACGTGAGCCTCGCGCTCCCGGTTGAGCAGATCCGTACCTTCTTCACCTCACAGGCCGAGGCCGTGGCCGCCAAGCCGTTCTCGTGCCCGGCGTTCGCCAGCCTCAACGATAGTTACGCGAAGTTGGGTTCGACCATGCAGCAGGCCGCGATCCCGCCGTTCGGCGATATCCGCGGCGTGCGCCTGGTGCTCGATTCGTACAAGCCGGGCGCCCCGGGCGCGGTTATCCCGCAGATCTCGGGCCGCATCGTGCTTGCCACGCGTAACCCGGCTGGCTTGCTGGCGATGAGCCAGGCGGTCCTGGGTGGCGAGTTCAAGCTCGCGGCCGACGGCAAGCCGGCGGCGCTGCCGGCGAACCTGACCCAGTCGCTGGGTATGCCGGCATGGGCGGCCATGAATGGCCAGGCGATCGCGATTGGCCTCGGCGATGGCGAAGATAACAAGCTCGATGACGTGCTGATGGGTAGCACGGGTGACGCTGGCCGGATGAGCCGCTTGCACCTCAACGGCGATATGTATCGCACGTGGGTGGATGTGATGTCGGATAAGGCTCAGGCCTATGCGACGGCGATGGCGCAGGCGGCGACGGCGGATGGTGCGCCGGATTCGCAGGCGGCTGATACGGCGGCCGCACAGCGTTCGAAGGCTCAGTTCGATGCGATGAAGGCGCAGGCCGCGCGCGTCGTGCAGGTGAGTGGCGAGGCGCACATGGACGAGAAGGGCCTCGTGATCTCGGGCGGCGTGGAATACAAGTAATCCACGTTGCTTCGGCTCACTGGAAAACCCGGCCTTGTGCCGGGTTTTTTTATGCCTGCGGCCCGACGTCTAAAGCGGAAAAACACCATGTGAAGACGGAGTCGGCAAAGCTGAACCTTGTGACTTTCCCGGCACGCATCGTTCACGGATGCGCTGGTGTGATTGGCCCGCGACGAAGGCAGCCACAGCGCGTGGCGCTGGTCGCCGACCCATTACCGATGCGTAAAAAGGAGTTCCCCATGATTAACGCCAACATTCGCAAGGCCCTGTTCGCTGCCGCTCTCGTTGCCGGTCTCGGCACGGTCCCGTTTGCCTCGGCGTACGCCCAGGACTCCGCTGCGGCCGCCTCGAAGGGCGATAACCAGACGGTCGCCGGCAAGGCCGACGATACGTGGATCACCACCAAGGTGAAGAGCGAGTTCGCCGCCAACAAGAGCGTCAAGGCCACGGATATCTCGGTCAGCACCACCGAAGGCGTCGTGACCCTGACCGGCACGGTCGCCACGGCCAAGGAAAAGAGCCACGCTGAAATGATCGCCAAGAAGATCAAGGGCGTGAAGAGCGTGGATGCTACCGGCCTGACCGTATCGGCGGCCGCCAAGTAACTCGCGATCATTCGCGGGAATGAAAAAGGGAGTCCCTCGCGGGGCTCCCTTTTTTTTGCTGCTACAACGGCCGGTACAGCGTCAGCGGTGGAGCATGCCGCCGAAGGTGTTCTTGTCGTTGGCCTTGTCAATTTCCACGCCTTCGAGGCCCTGTGACAGCGTGTGGGCATCGCCCCCCTGTGCGAGCTTGATGCGCAGGCGCACCTCGTTCGAGCTGTCGGCATGACGCAGCGCGTCTTCGTACGAGATCTCACCGGCGTGGTACAGCTCGACGAGGCTCTGGTCGAAGGTGCGCATGCCCAGCTGGTTCGAATCGCGCATGAGCTCCTTGAGCTTGTGGATCTCGCCCTGCCGGATGTAATCCTGCGCGAGCGGCGTACCAAGCAGCACCTCCACCGCGACGCGGCGGGACTTGCCATCGGGCGTCGGGATGAGCTGCTGGGCCACGATGCCCTTCAGGTTCAGCGAAAGATCCATGAACAACGCGCTGCGGCGGTCTTCCGGGAAGAAGTGCAGGATGCGGTCGAGGGCCTGGTTGGCGTTGTTCGCGTGCAGCGTACACAGGCACAGGTGGCCCGTTTCGGAGAAGTTGATCGCGTGCTCCATCGTTTCACGCGTACGCACTTCGCCGATCATGATCACGTCAGGCGCCT
This genomic interval carries:
- the ruvX gene encoding Holliday junction resolvase RuvX, which encodes MSCLFGFDVGTKVIGVAVGNRLTGTARALAALPVRDGVPDWQALDQLRREWQPDTLVVGLPLDNEGKEQPMTRTARRFAETIGERYGMTAVFTDERMSSQEAARRFAAGRAAGTRKRSDAKSIDAEAAAVILESYLLQA
- a CDS encoding aspartate carbamoyltransferase catalytic subunit produces the protein MSNRLRHLTTLENLPRETIERLLDKAISLRDQCAHGTRKLDILAGRTVLNLFFEPSTRTRTSFELAARRMGADVINFDIGLSSTSKGEELFDTLHTLEAMHLDAIIVRHKVSGTPEELVKHAMSGVSVVNAGDGNRAHPTQGLLDALTIRNHHPDFRKLKVAICGDVRHSRVARSDVHVLTAMGAKDIRIAGPARLLPAEGEFKGVTLHEDFDEAIEGVDAVIMLRLQKERMASTDLPDEAAYFERYGLDTKRLARAAKGALVMHPGPINRGIEIASDVADGAQSRILEQVGNGVFVRMAVLCEVMGR
- a CDS encoding BON domain-containing protein gives rise to the protein MINANIRKALFAAALVAGLGTVPFASAYAQDSAAAASKGDNQTVAGKADDTWITTKVKSEFAANKSVKATDISVSTTEGVVTLTGTVATAKEKSHAEMIAKKIKGVKSVDATGLTVSAAAK